The Dokdonella sp. nucleotide sequence ATCTGGAACGGCTGGTTCGGGCGGTAGCTCAACTCGCCCTGCAGGGCGATGCCGGTGGACTCGAGCTGGGTGTTGAAGCTGACGCCGAACAGATGGATGTTCTCCGGATACTCGGTGAAGAACGAACCCGAACTCGGTGCCGAATTGACCACCGAGATGCCGCTGATCAACGGTACGCGGCTGTGGTAGTTCAACGCGTAGAAACCGAACTCGGTGTTGTTGAGGCCTTCGGCGAGATAGCGCAAGGCGAAGCCGCCCTGCCCGCTCTTCTTCGGGTTGCGCGTGGCCGTACGCGGGAAAGCAGCCGAACAGCCGGCGGCGACCAGGGCCAGCGGCAGGCTGGTATCGCTGGCGGCGTAGTTGCCAAGGCCGCAAACCTCGTCGTACAGATCCGGATTGATCACCGGCTGCGGCACCGTGCCGAAGTTCAGCATGACGTAGCGACCGCCCATGACCGCGAAGTCGTTGGTCGAGAAGTAGCTGCCGACCGGATCCGGGTCGGTGCGGCGGAAATCGAACAGGTAGACGAGTTCGCCCGAGAAGTTGTCGGTGAACGTGTACGACGACCACAGCATATGCACGGGCAGGAACGCATTCTTCAGTTCCGCGCCGGCGACACGCAGCTTGGACACGTCGACCGGGTTGATCGCGTTGATGCCGCCCTGGATGAAGGTGCTCTCACCCCAGCTGACGACCTGCTGGCCGAGACGAATGGTGCCTTCGCGCTCGGCGAGACTGAAGTTGTGGAAGACAAAGGCGTCGAGGATGCGCGTCTGCGTGCCGACGCGGTTCTTCGCCGCCCTCGACAGATCGTCGCGATCGTTGTTCTCGAAGTCGTAGAACCCGTAACCGCGCACGAAGGCGCCCCAGTTTGCGCCGTAGCGCAGGCTGAGCTCGACGGTTGCGTTGATCGCGTTGGAGATCGGTGACCATTGGTCGTAGGCGAGATTGCCGTCGTCGCCGTTGACCGAGTAGCGACCGCGTGCAGCGCGCTGTGCGGCCGAACCGAGGCCGAGCGCGCTGACGGTCGGATCAAACTGCGCCTTGCCGATCAGATCGTCGGCGGCATCCTCGGTACGCCAGGCCATGCCCCAGCCGATCGTCGTGTTGACGCTGCCGTGGAAGCCGTCCTGGTCGCCGAACTCGAGGGCCTGCGCGGTCCCAGCAAGGCCGGCAAAGGCCAGGAGGGTCGCCATGGCGAGGGCGTTGCGCACCGGCGCGCGCAAGCGCCGGCCGGTCGGGATGAGTGTGTTACGTGTCATTTTCGGATTCCCCTGGCCGGACTTACTGCGTACGGATGACGGACGGATTGGCGATCTGCACGGCGGTGCCGCCGCTGACCAGCAGACTGGCCATCTCACCCTGCATTTCGGCGGTGGCCGCAGCCGAAGCGGTCGGGCTCAGCAACGAACCATGGTCGCCGACGATGAAGCGCACCGCGCCGCGGATGCCGCTGGCCGACTGAGTGGTCTGCGTGATCGAGGCGAGGCCGAGCGTGCGAATCAGCGGCTCGGTACCGGACAGCGGCGCGCCGGCCACACTGTTCGGGATGACCTGATCGGGCAGCACGCTGCCGCCACCGACGACTTCCTGCAGCAGCAGGCGCTTGGTCGCAAGCAGGCTGGTGTTCGCCGAGTTGGCGAAGTTGACCGGATCGGCCGAGTCGATGACGGTCTGCGCCGCGCCGAAGAAGGAATCGTAGTCCGGCGTGTTGGGCTGCAGGCCCGCGCTGGCGGCGAGGCCGGCGCGGATGCGCGGCCCGAAGGTCGGCGAGGCTTCGAGCATGCGCGCAATGCCACCACCCGGCACGTTCAGCAGGGCGGTCTGCACGTTCGGCTGCACACTCATGAACACCGTGCCGATGATGCCGCCGAGCGACTGGCCGACGAAGCTGATGCGCGTGCCGTCGAAGCTGACGGTCTGCACCCCCATCGTCGGAATCGCCCGGGCCAGCACGAGCAGGTCGGCGGCGGCCTGGCGGATGTTGTCGCGCGAAGTCAGCAGGCTCGACAGGTTGATGAAGTGCGCGCCCGACGAGTCGATGACACCGTCGGGGCCGGCGGCGCCGGTCGTGTTGTTGATGTAGTCGACGTTGAACGTGCGCTCGCGTGCGCCGGCCGCGGCGAACGGCGTATTGGCGATGTTGAGCGGGCTCGCCGGATTGGTGATGCCGTGCAGCGGCGCGTCGATCGCGATCACCGCGAAGCCCTGCGCGGCGAGCGTGCCGGCGACGGCAAATGCATCGGTGCGATCACGCGTGATGCCATGCTGGTAGATCACCACCGGCCAGCCAGCAGCCGGCTTGGTGCGGCCCGATGCCGCATTCGGGACGGTCAGCAGCAGGGGCACCTTCTGTGTTGAATTGGCCACCGGCAACGGATTGGCATAGGTGACGAAGGTGGAGGTCGGATCGAGACCAAAGCCGTTGAAGGGCGGCACATAGGCGCCCGGTGCGGCACGCCAGAAACCGGTCAGTGGTGCGGTCGGCGCGGCCGCGCTCGGCGCACCGAGGTAGTACGGCAGATCGATCGTGCCGATGTAGACATCGGCGACCGGCGGCAGCGCGGCGTTGATCTGCGCCAGGGTAAGGCCGGTCGGAGCGAGCGCAGTCGCCGCCGCCGGCGAAGCCGCAGTGCGCGTCTGCACGGCGCCGATGACCGGCGTGATGCTCTGCGTGGTTGCCACCCAGGTCAGCACCACGCGATCGCGCGGAATCCCGGCGCCAGCCGCGGCGGCCAGGTGCGAATTCGTCAACTGGCGCAGCGGCTCGAGCGCGCAGGCGGTCGCGTTCGGCAGCAGCGGCTCCTGGGAGACGCCATTGACGCACAGCGGCGTCGTGCGCTTGGACAGGAAGTAGGCCTGGTCCGACGTGGCGTCGTTGCCGGCGTTGTCGGTGATGCCGTTGGTGAGCACGACCAGATACGAGGTCACCTGCTTGAGCGGTCGCGTCGGGACGATCGCCAGGGTGCGCCCGGTCGTGTCGGACGACGCCAGCGCGGTGACGAAATCGGTGCCCGCCTGCAGTTCGGCAGTCACCCCGGTGACGCCGCCTCCAGGGCCACTCAGGGTGACCTGGAACACGCGCACACTGGAGCCGGGAACGATGCTCGACGGCTTCGGCGGCGCGGAGAAGGTGGTCGTCATCGGCGACACCGTGCTCCAGCCGTCGAGCGCGTTGATCGCAACGCGCGGATTGGCGTAGTCGCTCGGATTCGGCACCGGGATGTTGAGCGTGAGATCCGTCGTACCCGACAGCAGAAGGTTGTTCGGGAACGGGATGACGCTGGCACTCGGATCGAAGCGCGCGGTGATGACGCCGGTGACCGGCGAGCCGTTGTTGTTGGTCGCGGGCGGCGTGTCGACGGCGCGCGGGCTGTTGCTTCCGCCGCCGCACGCGACCAGAAGCAGTGACGGCAGCAGGACTGCCGCGATCAATCGAGCCTGCATGGGTATCCCCTTCGTAGTGTTCGCATGATGAAACCGGCTTGGCATCTTAGGCCGTTCAAACGCCTGTTGGCAACGCTCGCTTAACCGAAATTTCCTAGTTACATCAGCATGTTGCGGCGCACCATACGCTCAGGAATGGTGTACTCGTCAGTACTCGTCCGGCACCTCGTCCCAGGTGCCCGGTTGCGGCGCGAAACCACGTGGCGACCAGCCGAAGTCGGCACGCGCCTCGGCGTCGTCGGTGATGAGGTCCTGGCGCAGGCGTGTCAGGGCGGCACGCCCCGGCAAGCCACCGGAGCGCAGGCGACCCCATAGCGGCCATGCCACATCGAGCGCACGAAGTGGCAGGGGTATGCCAAGGCAGGGCACACCGAGCGATGCACGCAGGCGCGCGAGCATCGTTGCGAAGGCGAGGCGCTCGCCACCGCCGAGTGCATAGGTGCGATCCTGTCCGACACCACGTTTCCACAGCGCAAGACATGCCTCGGCAAGATCCGCGGCATGCACGGGCTGACGCAGGCCACTCGCCGCCGGCAACGCAGGCAGCACGTGCCAGCGCCGACCGAGGCGTGCGATCGGAGTCAGGCTGCGATCGAGGCCGGCACCATAGATCAGAGTCGGCCGCAACACGGTCCATGCACGCGATTGCGCCGCGCAAACCACAGCCACTGCGCGCTCCGCCTCGAGCAGGCGTGCAGCCAGCACGCGTTCGCCGGCATCGGCAGAATCGCGCTTGCTGTCCACGCTCATCGAGCCGAACGCGATCACGCGAGCGCGCGCATCAAGGCGCGCCGACGCCAGCCAACGCGCCAGTCCGTCGAGCGGACCAAGACTGAAAACCACCGAGATATCCGGCAAATCCGGCGCGGACGCATGAAGATCGCCCTGCAGCCAGCGCAGGCGCGGGTGCCGCGCGCTGCGCGCGATGCGGCTCAACGCATGCACCTCATGGCCGTCATCGAGCAAGGCCGGCACGAGGAAACGGCCGATCTGGCCGCTCGCGCCGAGGACGAGACAGGCGCCCATGCGCGGGGTTCAGTTCACTGGCGTGGAATCAACCGGGAGCACGAGCGTGAAGGTCGAACCCTCGCCCGGTTTCGTGCGCACGGTCACCGATCCGCCATGCGCCTTGACCAGATTGCGGACACTGGCAAGACCCAGGCCGGCGGCGCCGGGCCTGGTCGTGAAGTAAGGCTCGAAGATGCTCGGCAGTACGTCCTC carries:
- a CDS encoding NAD-dependent epimerase/dehydratase family protein, which encodes MGACLVLGASGQIGRFLVPALLDDGHEVHALSRIARSARHPRLRWLQGDLHASAPDLPDISVVFSLGPLDGLARWLASARLDARARVIAFGSMSVDSKRDSADAGERVLAARLLEAERAVAVVCAAQSRAWTVLRPTLIYGAGLDRSLTPIARLGRRWHVLPALPAASGLRQPVHAADLAEACLALWKRGVGQDRTYALGGGERLAFATMLARLRASLGVPCLGIPLPLRALDVAWPLWGRLRSGGLPGRAALTRLRQDLITDDAEARADFGWSPRGFAPQPGTWDEVPDEY
- a CDS encoding Ig-like domain-containing protein, whose protein sequence is MQARLIAAVLLPSLLLVACGGGSNSPRAVDTPPATNNNGSPVTGVITARFDPSASVIPFPNNLLLSGTTDLTLNIPVPNPSDYANPRVAINALDGWSTVSPMTTTFSAPPKPSSIVPGSSVRVFQVTLSGPGGGVTGVTAELQAGTDFVTALASSDTTGRTLAIVPTRPLKQVTSYLVVLTNGITDNAGNDATSDQAYFLSKRTTPLCVNGVSQEPLLPNATACALEPLRQLTNSHLAAAAGAGIPRDRVVLTWVATTQSITPVIGAVQTRTAASPAAATALAPTGLTLAQINAALPPVADVYIGTIDLPYYLGAPSAAAPTAPLTGFWRAAPGAYVPPFNGFGLDPTSTFVTYANPLPVANSTQKVPLLLTVPNAASGRTKPAAGWPVVIYQHGITRDRTDAFAVAGTLAAQGFAVIAIDAPLHGITNPASPLNIANTPFAAAGARERTFNVDYINNTTGAAGPDGVIDSSGAHFINLSSLLTSRDNIRQAAADLLVLARAIPTMGVQTVSFDGTRISFVGQSLGGIIGTVFMSVQPNVQTALLNVPGGGIARMLEASPTFGPRIRAGLAASAGLQPNTPDYDSFFGAAQTVIDSADPVNFANSANTSLLATKRLLLQEVVGGGSVLPDQVIPNSVAGAPLSGTEPLIRTLGLASITQTTQSASGIRGAVRFIVGDHGSLLSPTASAAATAEMQGEMASLLVSGGTAVQIANPSVIRTQ
- a CDS encoding DUF1302 domain-containing protein; this translates as MTRNTLIPTGRRLRAPVRNALAMATLLAFAGLAGTAQALEFGDQDGFHGSVNTTIGWGMAWRTEDAADDLIGKAQFDPTVSALGLGSAAQRAARGRYSVNGDDGNLAYDQWSPISNAINATVELSLRYGANWGAFVRGYGFYDFENNDRDDLSRAAKNRVGTQTRILDAFVFHNFSLAEREGTIRLGQQVVSWGESTFIQGGINAINPVDVSKLRVAGAELKNAFLPVHMLWSSYTFTDNFSGELVYLFDFRRTDPDPVGSYFSTNDFAVMGGRYVMLNFGTVPQPVINPDLYDEVCGLGNYAASDTSLPLALVAAGCSAAFPRTATRNPKKSGQGGFALRYLAEGLNNTEFGFYALNYHSRVPLISGISVVNSAPSSGSFFTEYPENIHLFGVSFNTQLESTGIALQGELSYRPNQPFQIDDVELLFAGLSPLNVLLPQPYLRFYSQLGQYGPGEEIRGYERHKIAQLQFTATKVLGPGNFLGSDQLAMVGEVGFTHVDLPDNLRFNGDGTDTGGGPDVNTGSGRNPITQVGGFPTRFSWGYRLAMRADYNNVWGTPVNLSPRIAFNHDVNGITPGPGGSFLDGRKSVTIGAEANYLNRWVFDLAYTNFFGGGHFNLIHDRDFVQIAARYSF